Below is a window of Cygnus atratus isolate AKBS03 ecotype Queensland, Australia chromosome 3, CAtr_DNAZoo_HiC_assembly, whole genome shotgun sequence DNA.
CATCTGTTATGCCATATGGCTCGTGTAGCACTTGATTCAGTTTCTTCTGTCTTAGCGTAACTGTAGTTTGGTGGGTGGGGAGGCAGGAGTTGTTCTTGGTGAAGTGGCTTTGGTCAGCCAGCTCCTCAGATTTCTTAAAGGAACTTTAAAAGTTGCTGGGGGTGTACCTGTAATTACCTTCTTCTTCCTAATAGCTGTGAGACCCTTGCTTGCTTTCTCAGTAAGTCTGGAAACACGTGAACCCCTTAAAGTTTATCAAGAATGATGCTGATAGTACAGGTACACACCTTCCCTACACAGGGAAGGACTCCATGGAGAGTACAAAGAACATGAGAAGATGAAGCCTCATACGAGAAAATCCTCAGATCGTCCAATCTTCTTGCTAAAATGACATGAATTCCCAGAATGTCTCAGGTGGATTTGGAAGTCAGACTAATGTGCTTGAAATAGCTCTCTGATTCCTTGTGTTAATTAACTGTCCTCCTTAGGCTGCCTTGCTTTTGTGTCTGATACTCGAGGAAGTGTGTATTTGAGGAACtgggagggggagagcaggCTTTAAATAACTTCAGATATGTTATTGCTCTGTGTCGCTTTCTAGGGACTCTTTCTCTTCAGGAACAAAAGAAGGAACCAGATTAACCTTCCTGTTCTAAAGCTGGccttcagcagtgctgcctgccctgcattGCTCACTGCAAAACTGGTGTGGGTGTGTTTCTGTTCTGACGGGATTATATTGTATAATATCCTGTATCTCTGTAGCCTTATATCTGTTGCTAGGATCATAAAGCCAGAAGCTTTACTGGGGGGCTGAGCTCTATTTCTGATTCTTTAACAACTTGCCATGTGATGTGTTGATACGGTCCATACACTAAAGCGTAACTAATTGTTCTAGTGAATTTAAAAGGATCCCCTTCATGATGGGGGGTAGGAACTGGTATAACATGACGTAATTAAAGTAACTTGTCAGCACTGATGTTTCACTTCCATCAGTTGCCAGTTCCTTTTCTCTGAActctttttgctgtttgacTAGATGTGATGTTTGGCAATATTGCATGGAATATTGAAATTGTGAAGTCTATCCTATGATTTAAAAAGGTTAAGGCATGAACCAAGGCCCTCACCTTGAATTGAGTTCTACCTGAATACAGGTgtgggcattttttttcagggtttaaacttcaggtaagaaaaaatctgtatttttgagTCTTCTAAACTTGTGTATCTTTGAGCTAGTATTTAGTGATTAgagcaaatatataaaaagctttttgtacCGTGGTGTTTAGTCATCATCCTTAAAAGATGATTCAGGCCTAAaaatttttaactttattaaaTAGTAGCAATAGACTAATATGATTTGGGTTCTTTTGCCATTTAATGCTGAAGTGCAGGTTATTTTTGAATGAACCAGTgatcttcatttttcatgttcagATTTTGCTGGTGCAATTTGAAGTTCAAACTGACATTGACGAATAGATTTGGCTGGCaaactcagattttaaaaaatgtaatgaatggGTAGAGTGTTCtatacagctttcttttttctaaaaaagatGACTATAAAAATGACTATAAAATAGTCTTATAGTTAAGCGTCACTGGATTACTTCGTTGGTTACTGTAGTTATCAGTACAATATTACTGCCGTAATATGAATGATCTCTCTCACCTGTACTAGAAAAATGCATATCCATTACCTCTATTGCTTTTGCTTAGAATTATctaaaaaatggaaaggagaatCTTTGTTGTGTAGACTTACATAGCGCAGGTAAGGTTTTTAATGTATATGCACTTCAGAAAGTTTACCCAACAAAATTTAATAGCATGTCCATATGCTTGTAtatagtgtgtgtatatactatatacataCACTCGGTATAGGTGGTCTTTGTCAGGCTACATAACTTACTGTCAGAAGTGACAAAGGTACAGTCGATCCCTCTTGGGAGAGATGGAGGTGACTACATGGTTCTTGATGCCCTACAACAAGTGGTAGAACAGTATGGCAATACCTAAATTATGTACAGTGTTGTGATTCATGCTTTTATTAAGAGACTTTCTTCATTTGCCCCAAAGTTGACTGTGAGGGGAGAAGAGATGCCTTTCTGCTGGCTTTCTGCCTGAGTGGTTGTGTGGTAACTGACTTCACCAGTGTGCTGCAGTTTCATAAGGCTTGGTCCATTTTGGATAGTGACTTTAGTATTCTAGAACACTGCAGACTGCCAGTTGTCCAGCTAGTACAGCCACCTCAGTAATCCTTCTTGAATGTCACTAATGACTTACAAGAGAGCTATTAAGAAGATACTTGTATACACTTAATCACTTTGATACGAAATTCAGCACCACTAGGAAGAGCAAGGCAGCTTCTCTCAAGATGTGTTGCTGTAGACTTTCAGGTAGAcaagcattatttaaatatgatttttattgcAGCTGGCAGGCTTTTAAATGTAGAGAACTATAAGCTATGTGcagcttaaatatttaatcattgCTGTTCTAATTATGTCtctatttcagcattttaactGGTGATGAAGAAATATACACTACAGAGGATTGTGAATTTGCagccaagaaaaggaaaaaagaccaCTGTAGGAATAACACAGATTCACAATGTAAGTCTgggttattttcatttaatttggaTGGAAGACTGTTGTAggttcaggaagaaaaaatgtaatagcCATTTCTATATATGTATCTAGAGAGTAGCCTTCTAAGTTATGTCTAATTCTGTACTGACAACAAGTTCTGGTGTCAGAAGTGATGTATCTTAATTGGACTGTGGCATTGATCACCTACTGTGGGATTTAGAGATCCAAAGGTAATTCATTTAAGAATAACAATTCCTGAATAATAATTACTTTCTGATAAAAACTACTGGTTTTAGATGAAATTCTTGATGCTTAGGGCAGTCTCTGCTTATCAGAGCAGCAGTTCTATTTCTGATTAATTCAAATTCTAGTTACAGAAATAGCTCTAGAGTTGGTTCAGAACTAAATATCGTTTGGTGTAATACCTATAGCTCTTGGTAAAGACTTCACTGAATTTCTTGAAATTTCTCTATTGAAATACCAAAGCCACTTTTGTCatactccttttttttaaaaaggaccTGTTTTAGACTCCAAGTGTGAGTGATAGCAAAATTTCTTGAAGTACAGAATTTGAGTAGGTAGAAATAGGCAAGTTGATAGCAAATTTTTGGGGGGGTTCCCACACTGATCTTGAAATTATGTTCATTATTTTGTACCTTCCTAACATTGCAGATTTCTCCAAGACTATTTCTGTTACAAGCATCATCAGGTTTGTGTGGgtttaaagtatttcagaagattCAAGTGGTTATATGTAAGAGCACACTTTAATTGGACAACATATCCAGACTTCTGCAAGCTGAATGTCTGTGTAAATTGCCATTATTGGTCTTCAGTTGTGCAGGATTCTTCAACTACTTGGAGCAAGCGGATGCAGATCAGGCACATTTACATaagcaaatactttaaaaaagtaGAGCCTTCAGGAACAAAAATGTTGCACATTTCTATACTCTCCTGTGCTAAGGAGCCCTGTGAACCAAAAAGTATCAGGGCTTTTAGGAGAAAATGGCTGCTGTTGGTACGCAGTCAACAAAAGTTGTGCTACATCTGCCCACTGTGTCCCCGCTCCTGTATTTGGTTTATAAAGTTGTTTAACTTTAGTACGTGTTTTTGAAGTACACAACTTCTGAAACTTTGTAGTCATTCTCTTTGGCTGTAATAAACTTCCTTCACCAAAATTGCTATATTCTCTCTCCACTTACGAAGCATTTTGAGGATGGTCTGTTTCCTTCATCTTCCTAGAAGGCACTATCTAAAATAGAAGTTCaaaaaagcttatttctttttcaggtttttatcGTGAAAATTGGATTTATGTCCATAAGGAAAGCACCAGAGAAGTAAGTCCTGTATGCTGTGGGTCAATTTCTAACATCTTTGTGCTgcttaacttttaaaaataagccattTGTCAATTTTTTGTGACTTCtaaaaagttatatttaacTCTCTCCTCACTGCTATTGTAGTACATCGTCACTTGCTGAGGCAAAGGCAGGTGACAAAGTGACTTATGTGAGCCATCCTGGCAGAGATGGGAGAACTCACAAGGATGGATGTAGTAGGCCTCTGGTACTTCTCCAAGCCCATTTGTCTCTGTCTCTTATGTATAATTATAAGGTTTTGAAAAAACATCTCCAAATAAAGTGTTTGCAGGCAGCTACTTGATATTTTGGTATCTTGATGTAAATTTGAATGTGAGTGAAATTTAAGGCCCAGACTTTGCTAAGAGGACCGTTGTATCCAAAGTTCAGATGCTTCTTCCTGTTTGGGATCCAAATGGTATCATGTAACTGCAAAGGATCTTGAAATGACCTCCTGGAAAGGGAAAGGTGAAGCTGACATGTCCATTATATGTAGAGAGAAACTGTCTCAAAGTTTATGTTGATTCTTATGATTATCTGGGATGGGTGGAACTTGGACACCTGTGAACACCTGTGAGAATGCCTTTCATCAACACAGTAATGCCAGCCagcagagaggggaggaggtgaGTCCAGTGCTAGCCAAACCGGCAGAAGCTGTCGTTGCATTTTGGAGCTGAGACACACCTGAGTACTGTCTTCAGGAAGAAAGTGGTGTTGTAGAAAATGAAATCCTCCAGTCTCACCTCTACATAAGTATTTTTGCAGGGTGGTGACACAGGCTGCCCTTCTACATTTGAAGGGTATTACGAAgcctttcacctttttttttttgcctcaagGAGGTCACTGTGGCAGTCTCCTGCATGGCTATACACTTACTCAGTTTTTGATCGCATGGCATTTCAGGCTGACACTACCACCCTAAGTAATGCGAAAACAACTGctgaaatttttgcttttgccttaTTATACCTGtgcagaagcactgaaaagaaaagctatttctcTTGCTCTTGTTATCTAAGAAAAGTGTGGTTAAATTTCTAGTgcccagaaaataaattctagaTGTTGACCGTTTGTTCTTCCAATTCTAGGAGCAAGTAGCCATGTTCTTACCTCAAATGTGAATGTAAACTCAAGTCAGTGTGTGCATATGGTTGTATGCTCGGTCTGCTGTCTCAGCAGGATGCACCTTGTGCTGAGGCAATTACAGAGCATGGTGGCCATGCAGTAGTGGAACAGGTTCCCAGGACACATGGATACAAGGGATTACAGACTGTACAGTTACTATGAGTTTAAAGGTCTCACAATCGAGTAATGTTGCCTGGGTACCTATTAGTTCTAAATAGCATATCTGGCTTCATTTGTtctacaagaaataaaatcttcaggCCAGTTATGTCAGTTCTAGGAAGTGCAGTATGTATAAGCTTCAGTTGCATGGTAGAGTGCTTTTATATAGACCTTAACagttttgggggggaggggagtgttctcttgtttgcttctttccatttacagtgtttatttctcttctcagaGACATGGCTATTGTACCCTGGGAGAAGCTTTTAATCGCTTAGATTTTTCAAGTGCAATTCAGGACATCAGAAGGTTCAATTACGTGGTCAAAGtaagttctttattttatatgtcTTTTACAAATGTGTTCTCTGATGTGCCTATGTGTACAGAAAATGTTGCATTGACCAGTTTGTGTACATAATTCATACTGCATTAAGCCGCTGGGCTTCTACGTGAAACTGAGTGATTTTTCTTTGGTGAAAACTGGTTATATTGGTCTGTGAAAGCCTATAGCTTGAGAATGATGGTGATGGCCAGTATTCTGCTATACATTTACAGTGAAATAATGATGGTAGTTTCAGTTGTTCCTCAGTCTGGGTAGTGAAACCTCTTTAAAGGAGAATATTTCGTACACAAACAAATAGTAAAGCATAATACatcttaaatataattaaaacagcAATTTCCAAAACAATATTTGATGTgtaaatattctgtgatttcttctgcACTTAATGAGAATGTGATTCCCTGCACTATTTTTGAGCATATATTTCAGACGCTTGCTTTTGATAATATTCCTTAACTTTTTTGTATTCTAGCAATTTTATTGCAGATTCTCTTACTAATAATGCAGTGGCTTGAAGTTTACAGAAACAATTACGTGGTGTTAATGTCATTCTTCCTCCTCGGAAAGGCCCTTTCTCGTTATCTTAGCTTCTGTGGGGTCAGATCTAGTCTTAAGTTGAGAATTAAGTGCAAGAAACCTGGAAGTTTAGTCAACAGTCCCActtgtgtttttcaaaactcATTAACTTGTATTTCAAGCGAACCACATGCCTTAACTTCCTAGATGCATAAACACTTGCTCATTTGGAAATGCTTGTTTTGGGAGGTATTGATCTGTCTTCAGACCCAACTATTTTGATTTAACTTGAGGTAGTAAAGTGTTTTACCCTACTCCTAAAGTAGCTCAAAATGTTAGACATCAGGCATAGAGCTCAACTCAGTGTTGAGGCCAGTCACAAAATAGTAGTGGTTGGATAGTATTCAGAAgttgaaaaaacacaaaacatagTTGAATAAGCCTATTGAGAGAACACCCTAACTACTGGAGTTACTATTTGGAGAGAAAACATGTTCTGCCTATCCTTATGAAACTGTATTATACCTCCAGAAAAACAGGAGTTATGGgaccagaggaaatgaaaaaaaaataaacttgctcCTAGGCTAGTGGTTAGGGTACTTGGCTGTTTTATGTCCCCTCTagttttttttggtgtatgcacactattttttttttaagaccgCTGTGTTCTACCTAACCTATTAGCCTCAAAGAGGGTGGATCAGCTGTTCACCTGTGCTtgtttataatattttcttagCTATTAAATGTCTGATACATAATTTGATATGGATGGcctttttagaaaatgtttccatttgaaTAAATAGTTGATCCATTTGAGGCTGTAATGCCTAATAGACAGCATAAGCCATTGCTGTGCACTTAGCCCAAGAATCAGTTTGTGTTAGATCCTTGTACATGTGCACCTGCTAAAATTCTTGTCTTAATCCTTGCATATTAACCCTCCTCGAAAATGGaatcttcattaaaatcagCTGGGTAGAATTTGTTTCTTGGATTTGATCTGCAGTCTAAGTGACAGgactaattatttttaagttaatcAAGAGAAATGTACATTCTTGCTTGAATTGGCAAACTGCCAGAGACATCTAGGTGTTCTCCAAATTGTTAATCAAActaaaaggctttaaaaatgcCAAGAAAGAGGTCCTGATACTTAGTCTCAAAAGCTGTATAAATAGattaattgtatttaaatacGTCAGGAGTTAATTCCTCCTTTCACAGTACATAATGTTTTGTCAGGGATCATGCAGAGAAGCCAGAAGGAGCATTATTAAATCAGGGAGAAAACAGGTGtatctctcctcctcctccaaaggaaaattaatgttGAGTATAGTGTCAAGTCAGTGTTTTAGAAATgaagatacaaaataatttttgacaGGCTAAAAGTCTTTGCTCATCCTCTGTGCCAACAGTTGATTCTCTCCTACAAAGCATGGCTCTGCAGGCTGGTGTTCAGAGTACTCTGCAGGAATTGTGGTTTCCGCTCCCTGCTTTCCGTTTCTGATGCATTGAGAAATTCTGTCCTGAACTCAGTGTTATGAATTGAAATCATAGAGCTTCTAAACATTACAGTGCTGTCATAATATTGAAGTCTCTTGTATCTGAGAGAGGTCTTCAGAGACCATTTTCTGTTAGGGGCAATCCTtaccagctgcaaagccaaaTCTAAAACAGAAGTGAATAAGCAAGACTTAACTTACTTTTGTATTTGTGAGCTTCCAAAACACACATTCTTTTATTACAGTTTACAAAGACCATATGCCATGTGCTCTATGGTAGAGATAAATACAtagattttcaaaatactgtacaAATACATTCCTCTCCATGAGTTGGTCATGGAATGCCACTGGGAATACCTGAAGCTTTCTGCGTTtgtcttgtttcattttccaaactCTGTAGCTTTATTTTCATGATATGGTTGTAGTAATCTAGGCAGTTTTAAGTGAATGTATGTACTGAAAGTGTATTTGAAATCATCTTTTACTTCTGTCTGTCTTAGGatggttttggttggaagggaccttaaagaccatcttaATTCCAaaccccttgccatgggcagggactgctcccactagaccaggttgcccaaagtcccatccaggAATGGGTCATCCACAGTGTCTCAGGGAAACCTATTCCCttgcctcaccactctcagaataaagaacttcttcctaatgtctaatctaaatctatcctttttTCGTTTAAAGCCATTTCCCGTCGTCCTATCAcaagactccctgattccctataacttttaatttgttttagctCTTGCAGTTAATTGCAAAGTCCCAGTTAACTTCACTGAGTGGTGCAGCACAGAAGAACTACTTTAACATTTTGGACAAAATTGTGCGGAAAGGTAAGGCCTACTATTATATAATCTATCtgctttttcagatttcataGAAGTACTTGCCATCTAGtatgaatgttttctgttactgcATTTTATCTGTTGAAACAGATTGAAATTAAATGACAACTAAGTTCTGTTCAGAAACTGTTGACTGCTATTAAATTCACTCTATGAAATGTGATGAATGATGTGTTAGATGAAAGAattgtaataaaattaataacGTGGTTGTCTTTCAATTTGcatgatgtgtttttttctagtcATGGAAGACCAATATAATCCACGATTAATCAAAGATCTCCTACAGGATTTGAGTTCTACTCTTTGTATACTAATTAGGGGAGTAGGAAAATCTGTTCTGGTTGGAAACATTAATATTTGGATTTGCCGATTAGAAACTATTCTTTTGTGgcaacaacaactaaaaaaccTTCAGATGAACAAGGTATGTTGTTAAATTGTGCAGATAAGGTATTGGGGGTGGGGTGGAAGGGGAGAGAGTATATTGAACATTAGTTCATGATTTGTAAGTGGGCAAAAGTTTAAATCATAAACAGATGAACTTGGCTGAAAGAAGTTACTACTACAGGAAGCTCACTGATACGTGACTTACCTTGAGAGAAACAAGAAGCCCAcagttcagttttctttggttttggagAAGTAATATGAagttactgaaatgaaaacagttttctaatattttcatAGCTCTTCTCTAATAAGAACTAGTACAGCGCCTGTACTCCTGCTTTCTGACAGATGCATAGCTGTAAATTTTTATTACCCAAACaacttctaaaatgtttctttttttctgtctgcctaATAATCTACAAATTTTTGATTCCgaagtaaatattttagtacTAAAAATACAACCTAAATTGAATTTTAGACATGGAccaggaaaacaattttaagtAGCAATTCCACAGTTCTAATCGTTAGTTAGCACTGTTgccttttgtttaaaagaaaaaaaaggatgactTCAGTGTCTGGACTCTGATTGTACAACTTTATTCAAAGTATGTGGAATAATGTGCTGCtccagatgttttttttaaagtggaaacTTCTGAAGCAAGAACCTTGTGTTTTAAGGCTGAGCCTGTCTTGGGCACTGCTGGATGAAATACTCCCAAGATGTTGCATGCAGTAAAACTAAACAGCTATTTcatctgtttgctttcagctttggAGTTGGCCTTGCTGTGTGTGCTGGGCATCTGAATAAGTCACTAGGTTCCTCATTTTTCTATTCTAAAGTTAATCTCAACAGTTCTCATGTGCCAAGCAACCACAGCAAAGAGTTGAGACACTGCAGTTGAATATCTGTCCAGCGTGCCACTTGCATCTGAGCTGCTTTGTGTTGGCTGAAATAACTGATTAGAGATCTTGCATCTGTAGTACAATGCAAGCAGAATGGTCTTGAACAGAACGATAGTCTAAGGCATGTTTGTAACAGTGACACCATGGAAAGTCTAGTCTAAAGTGAGATAAATGGTGGTGAAGTAAACAACTTAACCTAGAGTCTGCTAGAGTACAGCTGCTGCGGAGCCAGGTCTCCCTGGCAGGGCAGCTCCACTAGGTGGGGCAAGCAGCCTCCATTCTTCACCTGCCAGCAGGGTCCAAGCCTCCAACAAATTCTCTTAGAAATTGACATAAAATTGCCTGTATGTTCTCTTAAGAGAAATTTTCATGTGCTGTTCTTAATAAAAATTGAGAAACTTAGCCTATAAATAATCAGTTCAAACCTTACTTTGATTACTGTGCTAATAATCAGTTAGCCATGGATAATACTCAATGGGTTTGTATGAACTAAACTAAGACCTGAGATCTCAAGATTTCTATTTGTACCTTTTACTATCAAGTTTTTATAGCTAAGTCTTCAACTCTTATTTCCAGCAAGTCAACAATGGTCTTACGCTTAGTGATCTCCCTTTGCATATGCTGAGTAACATCTTGCACAGGTTCTCTGATGGCTGGGACATTATTACCTTAGGGCAAGTGACCCCAACTCTGTACATGCTCAGTGAAGACagacagctgtggaaaaaaCTATGCCAGTaccattttgcagaaaaacaggtAATAATCATTTGTATAAACGTGAACTTTCTTTGCAATACAGTATACAGATAGCATGTTGAACTCATCCTTTTGAGATAAGTGTGGCAGCATGTGgtaatatttagtattttttgtgGTTCATACTAAAAATCGTATTCAACATGTCTGAGTTTAGGGTAGCGATTAGGCTGTTTCCttacattatttaaaacaaaaagtctcTCAAGATAAAAGTCTCAAGACTTTTCTTTACTATGCAGTCATGAGTGTGGTAGAGAATACCTTCAAGGTGTCACTATTTTCAGTATCTAAAACGTAATTTTGCTAATCAAGGTAGGCAGACATTTGATTATCAGATATTCGTGATAAGAcatgaaaatatcttaaatCTGACAGATTGAAGTGGTACCATTTGGTCAGTGACTAGCAAATTAGACTAGCAAATTAATTACTAGTATAATGGGAAAGGTAGAGGAGAAGATCAGTTAACTCTCATGCAGTTGACTCGAATAAGAATTTTTGTAAGATAAAAGACTTCAGGGTGAACTTTTTGGAAAATACAGCTTAAGGGAAGCCAAAAACTTTCCTGAGGCAGCTCGGGTGAACTCAAGGTAGGATGAACTCAAGGTAAAGGGATGAAGATAAGTCTAATGGTTGAATGAATTTTCAGGGTAGGTAAGGTAAGGTCATCTGAACAGTGACAATAGCTAgagaataatttatattaagG
It encodes the following:
- the FBXO25 gene encoding F-box only protein 25 isoform X2, with protein sequence MPFLGQDWRSPGWRWVKTEDGWKRFEPFSPALENKNNQLNDISHTVILTGDEEIYTTEDCEFAAKKRKKDHCRNNTDSQCFYRENWIYVHKESTRERHGYCTLGEAFNRLDFSSAIQDIRRFNYVVKLLQLIAKSQLTSLSGAAQKNYFNILDKIVRKVMEDQYNPRLIKDLLQDLSSTLCILIRGVGKSVLVGNINIWICRLETILLWQQQLKNLQMNKQVNNGLTLSDLPLHMLSNILHRFSDGWDIITLGQVTPTLYMLSEDRQLWKKLCQYHFAEKQFCRHLILSEKGHIDWKLMYFALQKCYPIKEQYGDTLHFCRHCSILFWKEGMTVRSSSCCMTLHSLLKVRIFPY
- the FBXO25 gene encoding F-box only protein 25 isoform X3, which encodes MKKYTLQRIVNLQPRKGKKTTVGITQIHNRHGYCTLGEAFNRLDFSSAIQDIRRFNYVVKLLQLIAKSQLTSLSGAAQKNYFNILDKIVRKVMEDQYNPRLIKDLLQDLSSTLCILIRGVGKSVLVGNINIWICRLETILLWQQQLKNLQMNKQVNNGLTLSDLPLHMLSNILHRFSDGWDIITLGQVTPTLYMLSEDRQLWKKLCQYHFAEKQFCRHLILSEKGHIDWKLMYFALQKCYPIKEQYGDTLHFCRHCSILFWKDGGHPCTASDPNTCLMPVSPQHFIDLFKF
- the FBXO25 gene encoding F-box only protein 25 isoform X1, yielding MPFLGQDWRSPGWRWVKTEDGWKRFEPFSPALENKNNQLNDISHTVILTGDEEIYTTEDCEFAAKKRKKDHCRNNTDSQCFYRENWIYVHKESTRERHGYCTLGEAFNRLDFSSAIQDIRRFNYVVKLLQLIAKSQLTSLSGAAQKNYFNILDKIVRKVMEDQYNPRLIKDLLQDLSSTLCILIRGVGKSVLVGNINIWICRLETILLWQQQLKNLQMNKQVNNGLTLSDLPLHMLSNILHRFSDGWDIITLGQVTPTLYMLSEDRQLWKKLCQYHFAEKQFCRHLILSEKGHIDWKLMYFALQKCYPIKEQYGDTLHFCRHCSILFWKDGGHPCTASDPNTCLMPVSPQHFIDLFKF